The following proteins are encoded in a genomic region of Sorangiineae bacterium MSr12523:
- a CDS encoding PA2169 family four-helix-bundle protein, which yields MTATERSVTQLNSFLRGEISAVETYRQALEHLKTTTHRQELVSCQQSHEQRAAILAEYIRQLGGTPAGSSGAWGAFTKLIEGGATALGEKAAITALEEGEDHGNRDYQSDLGNLDSTTRALIETRVLPLQRTSHATMSALKRQLS from the coding sequence ATGACAGCCACCGAACGAAGCGTGACCCAACTCAATTCGTTTCTTCGCGGGGAGATCTCCGCGGTCGAGACGTACCGCCAGGCGCTCGAACACTTGAAGACCACCACCCATCGACAGGAACTCGTGTCGTGCCAACAGTCGCACGAACAGCGGGCGGCCATTCTCGCCGAGTACATTCGGCAGCTTGGGGGCACGCCGGCCGGGTCCTCCGGCGCATGGGGAGCCTTCACCAAATTGATCGAGGGTGGCGCAACTGCACTGGGCGAAAAGGCCGCGATCACCGCGCTGGAAGAGGGCGAAGACCACGGTAACCGGGACTACCAGTCCGACCTGGGCAACCTCGACTCGACCACGCGCGCACTGATTGAAACCCGCGTGCTCCCGCTCCAGCGAACCTCGCACGCCACCATGAGCGCCTTGAAGCGGCAGCTCTCGTAA
- a CDS encoding CHAP domain-containing protein, translated as MRAWWAVANVVVLSQCVLAGCSSSSSSNETATPMHLRGAYRATTEGTIREITFGDEGRYSLWRSPCGTASRCRESGTYALNDAHSEIGFTNERTGEKVSMPFHALHVGGGGGLGAQGLVGGDGKGLVQDQVSLVSSFQAGQQNFQANECTVGGEIAQHANDNLGKGACDTTSTGEHAFGSSCTGNGGSPEEWCADFAKWVWASTGKVDVDGLSPAAGSFYLYGKNHGTLNDTPHVGDAVVFNSNGGGYADHVALVTVVNDDGTIQSVSGNWNGPNGPSTSKVMTNMPSYSGTVGSTSSTMGGYRIDGFISPACNTGSQ; from the coding sequence ATGAGAGCATGGTGGGCGGTCGCTAACGTCGTGGTGTTGTCGCAGTGCGTGCTCGCGGGCTGCTCGTCGTCGTCATCCTCGAACGAAACCGCAACGCCCATGCACTTGCGCGGCGCTTACCGTGCGACCACCGAGGGGACGATTCGCGAAATCACCTTTGGCGACGAAGGCCGCTATTCACTGTGGCGCAGCCCGTGCGGCACCGCGAGCCGCTGCCGGGAAAGCGGCACGTACGCCTTGAACGATGCGCACAGCGAAATCGGCTTTACCAATGAACGCACCGGCGAAAAGGTCTCCATGCCCTTCCATGCGCTGCACGTCGGAGGCGGCGGCGGCCTGGGCGCGCAAGGCCTCGTCGGCGGCGATGGGAAGGGCCTCGTTCAGGATCAAGTGAGCCTCGTCTCGTCGTTTCAGGCCGGCCAGCAGAACTTCCAGGCCAATGAATGCACCGTCGGAGGAGAGATCGCCCAACATGCGAACGACAACCTCGGCAAGGGCGCGTGCGACACGACCAGCACCGGGGAGCACGCTTTTGGCTCGAGCTGCACGGGCAACGGCGGCAGCCCCGAAGAGTGGTGCGCCGACTTCGCCAAGTGGGTCTGGGCCTCGACCGGCAAAGTCGACGTCGACGGCTTGTCCCCTGCGGCCGGCAGCTTTTACCTTTATGGCAAGAACCACGGCACGCTCAATGACACACCGCACGTCGGCGACGCCGTCGTCTTCAACTCCAACGGCGGCGGTTACGCCGACCACGTGGCCCTCGTCACCGTGGTGAACGACGATGGGACCATTCAAAGCGTCAGCGGCAATTGGAACGGTCCCAATGGCCCGAGCACGTCCAAAGTCATGACCAACATGCCGTCCTATTCCGGCACGGTCGGCAGCACATCGAGCACGATGGGCGGCTACCGCATCGACGGCTTCATCTCCCCGGCGTGCAACACCGGGAGTCAGTGA
- a CDS encoding peroxiredoxin, whose amino-acid sequence MIQPGERIPNATLRESKGYDEATHCPTAPEAVEVEALTKGKKVVFFGLPGAFTPTCSSKHVPGYLEAYDALKAKGVDEIVCVSVNDGFVMGAWGRDQKVGSRIRMMGDGSADFTKKLGLELDLTPNGMGVRCRRFSMLVDDGVVKSVNVEAGGKFEVSDAQTMLKQV is encoded by the coding sequence ATGATTCAGCCTGGCGAGCGAATTCCGAATGCCACCCTCCGTGAATCCAAGGGCTACGACGAAGCGACGCACTGTCCGACGGCGCCCGAGGCCGTCGAAGTCGAGGCCCTCACCAAGGGGAAGAAGGTCGTCTTCTTCGGTCTCCCCGGCGCATTCACGCCCACGTGCTCGAGCAAGCACGTGCCCGGCTACCTGGAGGCCTACGATGCATTGAAGGCCAAAGGCGTCGACGAAATCGTGTGCGTCAGCGTCAACGACGGCTTCGTCATGGGCGCGTGGGGCCGCGATCAGAAGGTGGGCTCGCGCATCCGCATGATGGGTGACGGGAGCGCCGACTTCACGAAGAAGCTCGGCCTCGAGCTCGATCTCACGCCGAACGGCATGGGCGTGCGTTGCCGGCGCTTCTCCATGCTCGTCGACGACGGCGTCGTGAAGAGCGTGAACGTCGAAGCGGGCGGCAAGTTCGAGGTCAGCGACGCGCAGACGATGTTGAAGCAAGTGTAA
- a CDS encoding metallophosphoesterase — protein MRPWYSLLPFLAFMIAVTGGLHYYLYARLARAPELEAVQRIGSWVFLVGAILTPLGVIGARNLPRPLATVVAAVVFSWMGLVIIAFFMTLASEPIRAALALLKASNVVPDDPERRNFLARALAGIIGVGAVGVAGYGMASALAPVVVKPVRVALKKFPADLGTFRIVQLSDVHIGPTIDGQWLQKVVARVNELQPDLVAITGDLVDGSVEELGEHVAHLRELRAKHGVFFVTGNHEYYSGVDAWLAELKRLGVRVLRNEHVTIGEGESSFHLAGVDDWRSREFPGHGADLTRALDGRDPARELILLAHQPKQAIEAAKSGVGLQLSGHTHGGQIFPWGFFVKLEQGFVAGLDRVGEMLLYTSCGTGYWGPPMRVGAPAEITLIEVQRQA, from the coding sequence GTGCGCCCCTGGTATTCGCTCTTGCCGTTCCTCGCGTTCATGATCGCGGTGACCGGTGGTCTTCATTATTACCTCTACGCGCGGCTGGCGCGCGCACCCGAGCTCGAGGCCGTGCAGCGCATCGGCAGCTGGGTCTTTCTCGTGGGCGCCATCCTCACGCCGCTGGGGGTCATCGGGGCACGCAATCTCCCGCGTCCGCTCGCCACGGTCGTGGCGGCGGTGGTGTTCAGTTGGATGGGCCTGGTCATCATCGCCTTTTTCATGACCTTGGCTTCCGAGCCAATCCGCGCAGCGTTGGCGCTGCTCAAGGCCTCCAATGTGGTTCCCGACGACCCGGAGCGCCGGAATTTTCTGGCCCGGGCGCTGGCAGGCATCATCGGCGTCGGCGCCGTCGGGGTGGCCGGTTATGGCATGGCCAGCGCACTCGCGCCCGTCGTGGTGAAGCCCGTGCGCGTGGCGCTGAAGAAATTCCCCGCGGACCTCGGCACCTTCCGCATCGTGCAGCTTTCCGACGTGCACATCGGGCCGACCATCGATGGGCAATGGCTGCAGAAGGTCGTGGCCCGCGTGAACGAGCTCCAGCCGGATCTCGTGGCCATCACGGGCGATCTGGTGGACGGCTCCGTCGAGGAGCTCGGCGAGCACGTGGCGCACTTGCGCGAACTTCGCGCGAAGCACGGCGTCTTCTTCGTCACCGGCAACCACGAGTACTATTCGGGCGTCGATGCCTGGCTCGCCGAGTTGAAGCGCCTCGGCGTGCGCGTGCTGCGCAACGAACACGTGACCATTGGCGAGGGCGAATCGAGCTTCCACTTGGCGGGCGTCGACGACTGGCGCTCGCGCGAATTCCCCGGGCACGGCGCCGACTTGACGCGCGCGCTCGACGGCCGCGATCCCGCACGGGAGCTCATCTTGCTCGCGCACCAGCCGAAGCAGGCCATCGAGGCGGCGAAATCCGGCGTCGGCCTCCAGCTTTCGGGCCACACGCACGGCGGGCAGATCTTTCCGTGGGGCTTCTTCGTCAAGCTCGAGCAAGGCTTCGTCGCCGGGCTCGATCGCGTGGGGGAAATGCTGCTCTACACGAGCTGCGGCACAGGCTACTGGGGGCCGCCGATGCGCGTGGGCGCTCCGGCCGAAATCACGCTCATCGAGGTCCAGCGTCAGGCGTAA
- a CDS encoding DUF3160 domain-containing protein gives MSRLSKVALSSAVTAAVGIAGWALWAHSHRNRVILPEDPPAHVEDHSAAEHVEDLPTGPGGTESQLLAKYGIAIGGRSARSFHRGYADLFHRHEPVYVTADAILEGWQSSYDDILARVEYRALIPALERLLDALRSELARAAGDEEARRDLDTYLTVAASLASGKPIAPVAGADPRAIAEIVENATSAQGSGLALFGGGMSFDFTMLKPRGHYTRSPELQQYFRAMSWLGRVEFRIAEGNDGDWTVNRRVARAVGLLRRLFTPDAQVQWRTLDSTQEALVGPPDSMSLPGFDAGMKTLAGGLEGASDADVVRAFLPHARQRISTQIVERGHAILAFVTLGQRYVYDSHVFSELTFGKLRTTRMMPTPLDVAAAVLHHPGARTLLEDEVQRYGAEYQRALAVMTTQSDAPNPALWQGSLYHRWLGTLRELSPQPTRDGGLPAPLTSGAWGMRLLNTQLASWAELRHANILYAKQSVTGIICEYPNGYVDPYPSFWAALEELARKGGAAMETLPLVLGDRAPLQEYFQHVAGVAGRLREMAEKERRNEPLDKRDVEYLNYMVSIDGKHAGCGGPYEEPGGWYADLYMNKKEVLDFKPVIADVHTEPVDELGRNVGRVLHVAVSPPREIAITIRHDGGAHTQTYRGYVSAYSERITENYDRYTDERWASEGAPWTPPAWLAPLTVSGTAFTPDAGPR, from the coding sequence ATGAGCCGCCTATCGAAGGTCGCACTCTCGTCCGCCGTCACCGCAGCCGTGGGCATCGCAGGGTGGGCGCTCTGGGCGCATTCGCACCGCAACCGAGTCATTCTGCCCGAGGATCCTCCGGCGCACGTGGAGGACCACTCGGCCGCCGAGCACGTCGAGGATCTTCCCACCGGCCCAGGCGGGACGGAGTCGCAGCTTCTGGCGAAGTACGGCATCGCGATCGGCGGCCGCAGCGCCAGGAGCTTCCACCGGGGCTACGCGGATCTTTTTCACAGGCACGAGCCCGTGTACGTCACCGCGGACGCCATCCTCGAAGGCTGGCAGTCGTCCTACGACGACATTCTCGCGCGCGTCGAGTACCGCGCCCTCATTCCTGCGCTCGAGCGGCTCTTGGATGCACTTCGCAGCGAACTCGCCCGTGCCGCGGGCGACGAGGAGGCCCGGCGTGACCTCGATACCTACCTCACCGTGGCTGCGAGCTTGGCCTCGGGCAAACCGATTGCCCCGGTCGCAGGCGCCGACCCGCGCGCCATTGCCGAGATCGTGGAGAACGCAACCTCCGCCCAGGGCTCGGGGCTCGCCCTTTTCGGCGGCGGCATGTCGTTCGACTTCACCATGTTGAAACCGCGCGGGCACTACACGCGCTCGCCGGAGCTCCAACAGTATTTTCGGGCGATGTCGTGGCTCGGACGCGTCGAGTTTCGCATCGCCGAGGGCAACGATGGCGACTGGACGGTGAACCGACGCGTGGCGCGCGCGGTGGGCCTGCTGCGCCGCCTCTTCACGCCGGATGCGCAGGTGCAGTGGCGCACGCTCGATTCGACGCAGGAGGCGCTGGTGGGTCCGCCCGATTCCATGTCCCTGCCGGGATTCGATGCGGGCATGAAGACGCTGGCGGGCGGGCTCGAAGGTGCTTCCGATGCCGATGTGGTTCGCGCCTTCTTGCCGCACGCGCGGCAGCGCATCAGCACGCAAATCGTCGAAAGGGGCCATGCGATCCTGGCCTTCGTCACGCTCGGGCAACGGTACGTCTACGACTCGCACGTCTTTTCGGAGCTCACCTTCGGCAAGTTGCGCACGACGCGGATGATGCCCACGCCGCTCGACGTGGCCGCCGCCGTGCTTCACCATCCCGGCGCGCGAACGCTTCTCGAGGACGAGGTCCAGCGTTATGGCGCCGAGTACCAGCGCGCGCTTGCCGTGATGACCACGCAGTCCGATGCACCGAATCCTGCGCTCTGGCAGGGAAGCCTCTACCATCGTTGGCTGGGCACCCTGCGGGAGCTCTCGCCCCAGCCGACACGCGATGGTGGCCTGCCGGCGCCTCTCACCAGCGGCGCGTGGGGAATGCGGCTCTTGAACACGCAGCTCGCATCGTGGGCCGAGCTGCGCCACGCAAACATCCTGTATGCCAAGCAATCCGTGACCGGGATCATTTGCGAGTACCCCAATGGCTACGTGGATCCGTACCCGTCGTTTTGGGCGGCGCTCGAGGAGCTTGCACGCAAAGGTGGCGCGGCGATGGAAACGCTGCCGTTGGTGCTCGGTGACCGGGCGCCGCTGCAAGAGTATTTCCAGCATGTCGCGGGCGTGGCCGGTCGCCTTCGCGAAATGGCCGAAAAGGAGCGGCGAAACGAGCCGCTCGACAAGCGCGATGTCGAGTACCTCAATTACATGGTGTCCATCGACGGCAAGCACGCGGGCTGCGGCGGGCCCTACGAGGAGCCCGGTGGGTGGTACGCGGATCTCTATATGAACAAGAAAGAGGTCCTCGACTTCAAACCCGTGATCGCCGACGTGCACACCGAGCCCGTGGACGAACTGGGACGGAACGTCGGGCGCGTGCTGCACGTCGCCGTGAGCCCGCCGCGCGAGATCGCGATCACGATCCGGCACGACGGAGGGGCGCACACGCAGACGTACCGCGGCTACGTCTCGGCGTATTCCGAACGCATCACGGAGAACTACGACCGATACACCGACGAACGCTGGGCGTCCGAAGGAGCACCATGGACGCCGCCCGCATGGCTCGCCCCGCTCACGGTGAGCGGCACGGCGTTTACGCCTGACGCTGGACCTCGATGA
- a CDS encoding ketopantoate reductase family protein, whose translation MRTLNRVVLCGAGALGATYAERFFALDPTCIAIVAGGARGARIARDGLTIDGRTVHPRCLEPGGKGEAADLLLVGVKQHHLAQAIEDVRGYVGEGTLIVSLLNGISSEEILGRAFGPEKLLNAFVVGIDAVREDGVVRYSSIGRLVFGARSGDRSDARVQAVRALLERAGIPYEIPDDIVHAQWWKFMLNVGGNQVSAVLRAPFGAFVTVPEVRELARLAAREVMAVAPHEGVQLTEADLEAMFALIARLGPEGKTSMLQDVEAGRKTEVEIFAGTVVELGRRHGVPTPVNAMLGQMLAGLEGIARSRGSLA comes from the coding sequence TTGCGCACGCTGAACCGGGTCGTCCTTTGCGGTGCGGGCGCGTTGGGCGCGACCTACGCGGAGCGATTTTTCGCGCTCGATCCGACGTGCATCGCCATCGTGGCCGGAGGAGCCCGCGGCGCTCGCATCGCGCGCGATGGCCTCACCATCGATGGTCGCACGGTGCACCCCCGTTGCCTCGAGCCCGGCGGGAAGGGAGAAGCTGCGGATTTGCTCCTCGTCGGGGTGAAGCAGCATCACTTGGCCCAGGCCATCGAGGACGTGCGCGGTTACGTGGGCGAAGGCACCCTCATCGTGTCGTTGCTCAACGGCATCTCGAGTGAGGAGATCCTGGGCCGCGCCTTTGGGCCGGAGAAGCTGCTGAACGCCTTCGTGGTGGGCATCGATGCCGTGCGCGAGGACGGTGTGGTGCGTTACTCGAGCATCGGCCGCCTCGTGTTCGGCGCGCGCTCGGGCGATCGCTCCGATGCGCGCGTGCAGGCGGTGAGGGCGCTCTTGGAGCGCGCGGGAATCCCGTACGAGATCCCCGACGACATCGTGCACGCGCAGTGGTGGAAGTTCATGCTCAACGTCGGCGGCAACCAGGTTTCCGCCGTGCTGCGCGCGCCCTTCGGCGCCTTCGTGACCGTGCCCGAGGTGCGCGAGCTCGCGCGACTTGCGGCGCGGGAAGTGATGGCCGTGGCCCCGCACGAGGGCGTCCAGCTCACCGAGGCGGATCTCGAGGCCATGTTCGCGCTGATCGCGCGGCTCGGCCCCGAGGGGAAGACGTCGATGCTGCAAGACGTGGAGGCCGGTCGCAAAACCGAGGTGGAGATCTTTGCCGGCACCGTGGTGGAACTCGGCCGCCGCCATGGCGTGCCCACGCCCGTGAACGCGATGCTCGGTCAGATGCTCGCGGGTCTCGAGGGCATCGCCCGCTCACGGGGCTCCCTTGCATAG
- a CDS encoding NAD(P)H-binding protein: protein MYAITGITGKVGGEVARTLLAAGKPVRAVVRDARKGEKWARLGCEVALATVEDASALARAFAGATAVFLLPPPAFDPQPGFPEARALGQSFMTALIAAKPARAVYLSTIGADAPHENLLTQHGLIEAALSDVALPLTILRPAWFLENAAWDVPAAREAGFMASYLQPLDTPFPMVATQDVGRVAAELLQETWKGRRIVELEGPSRVSPDDLASALARALGKPVRATAVPRTTWRDLFLAQGMKNPDPRIRMVDGFNEGWIAFQGKNALQGRIHADAAIAALCKGAP from the coding sequence ATGTACGCCATCACGGGGATCACGGGAAAAGTCGGTGGAGAAGTCGCGCGCACCTTGCTGGCGGCTGGCAAGCCCGTCCGCGCCGTCGTGCGGGACGCGCGCAAGGGCGAGAAATGGGCTCGGCTCGGTTGTGAGGTGGCGCTGGCCACGGTGGAGGATGCTTCCGCACTCGCACGCGCCTTCGCAGGCGCGACGGCGGTGTTCCTTCTGCCGCCGCCCGCCTTCGATCCGCAGCCCGGTTTTCCGGAGGCGCGCGCGCTGGGCCAGAGTTTCATGACCGCATTGATCGCGGCCAAGCCGGCGCGCGCCGTTTACCTTTCCACCATCGGCGCCGATGCCCCGCACGAGAACCTGCTCACGCAGCACGGGCTCATCGAGGCCGCGCTGAGCGACGTGGCATTGCCGCTCACCATCCTGCGGCCCGCGTGGTTCCTAGAAAACGCCGCGTGGGACGTGCCCGCCGCCCGCGAGGCGGGCTTCATGGCGAGCTACCTGCAGCCGCTCGACACGCCATTCCCCATGGTGGCCACCCAGGATGTGGGGCGCGTCGCCGCGGAGCTCCTTCAGGAAACGTGGAAAGGCCGGCGCATCGTCGAGCTCGAGGGCCCCTCGCGCGTCTCGCCCGACGATCTCGCCAGCGCGTTGGCCCGCGCCTTGGGAAAGCCGGTCCGGGCCACGGCCGTTCCCCGCACCACCTGGCGCGATCTCTTCCTTGCGCAGGGCATGAAGAACCCCGACCCGCGCATCCGCATGGTCGATGGGTTCAACGAAGGTTGGATCGCGTTCCAAGGAAAGAACGCCCTCCAGGGCCGCATTCACGCCGATGCGGCCATCGCCGCACTATGCAAGGGAGCCCCGTGA
- a CDS encoding trypsin-like peptidase domain-containing protein, with translation MKIGMLFLASTVSVLAACAGADDATSEDVDSTGAEEQALRVADHPDFVRKMRDPEHYRVNRDLASTESICGVDDKQYVNSYNGALGVSQAFVAARKKPVGAMETSPTSGKYCTGTLIASNLFLTAGHCVDSSTVGDYVSFNYEYNAAKTATLPQSHYQITAIVEDALGGVDYAIVRLAGTPGSTWGTTSPLVADPAANALLAIIQHPSGDRKQVEAGHRLGLSGNYMTYGDIDTEPGSSGSGILNSAGRLVGVHTNGGCTSSGGSNSGVRMTKIAAVSAVL, from the coding sequence ATGAAAATTGGAATGCTGTTCTTGGCCTCTACGGTTTCCGTACTTGCAGCTTGCGCTGGCGCGGACGACGCCACGTCGGAAGATGTCGATTCGACGGGCGCCGAGGAGCAGGCCCTCAGGGTGGCGGATCACCCGGACTTCGTGCGCAAGATGCGCGATCCGGAGCACTACCGCGTGAACCGCGATCTCGCGTCGACCGAGAGCATCTGCGGCGTGGACGACAAGCAGTACGTCAACTCGTACAACGGAGCCCTCGGTGTGAGCCAAGCCTTCGTGGCCGCTCGCAAGAAGCCGGTCGGTGCGATGGAGACGTCCCCCACGAGTGGCAAGTACTGCACGGGCACGCTGATCGCGTCCAATCTGTTCCTGACGGCGGGCCACTGCGTGGACAGTTCGACGGTGGGGGACTACGTGTCGTTCAATTACGAATACAACGCTGCGAAGACGGCGACGTTGCCGCAAAGCCATTATCAAATTACCGCCATCGTCGAGGATGCCCTCGGTGGTGTGGACTACGCCATCGTGCGGTTGGCAGGAACGCCGGGTAGCACGTGGGGTACCACTTCGCCGCTCGTCGCCGACCCCGCGGCGAATGCGCTTCTGGCCATCATCCAGCACCCGAGTGGTGACCGGAAGCAGGTCGAGGCGGGCCATCGCTTGGGTCTCAGTGGCAACTACATGACGTACGGCGATATCGACACCGAGCCGGGTAGCTCGGGTTCGGGCATTCTGAACAGCGCCGGGCGTCTCGTGGGTGTGCACACGAACGGTGGCTGCACGTCGAGCGGTGGCTCGAACAGCGGCGTGCGCATGACGAAGATCGCTGCCGTATCTGCGGTGCTCTGA
- a CDS encoding LysR family transcriptional regulator — MAFDARVISNVGVLAAIVEGGSFARAADALGLSRSGVSRAVSRLETRVGVRLLDRTTRAVALTDEGRKLYSEVAPLLTGIEDAVTVTSGASVAVRGRLRVNVDAFFSRLMFTPHLAEFLALYPELSLELIARDQLGDLVGEGFDIAVRFGTPPESSLVAKKLLETPTVTVASPAYLRAHGCPKVPSDLARHACIQVRDSLTGRPIEEWQFQKGDDVVHVRATSRLMVAEFGTLLGACLQGVGIARFKAIGIQQLLQDGALVQVLPDWPGAIFPLYALYPSRHLPPAKVRAFIDFIEERIKMSDEKGDAP, encoded by the coding sequence ATGGCATTCGACGCGCGCGTGATTTCCAACGTCGGCGTTCTCGCCGCCATCGTGGAGGGAGGCAGCTTCGCGCGGGCGGCGGACGCGCTGGGACTCTCGCGCTCCGGTGTGAGCCGGGCGGTCTCGCGGTTGGAAACGCGCGTGGGTGTGCGGCTTCTCGATCGAACGACGCGCGCGGTGGCGCTGACCGACGAGGGCCGCAAGCTGTATTCCGAGGTGGCGCCGCTGCTGACCGGCATCGAGGACGCGGTGACCGTCACCTCCGGCGCATCGGTCGCCGTGCGCGGTCGCCTGCGCGTGAACGTCGATGCCTTTTTTTCGCGGCTCATGTTCACGCCGCACCTCGCCGAGTTCCTCGCGCTGTATCCCGAGCTATCGCTCGAGCTGATCGCGCGCGATCAACTGGGCGATCTCGTGGGCGAAGGTTTCGACATCGCCGTGCGCTTCGGCACCCCGCCGGAGTCGTCGTTGGTGGCGAAAAAGCTGCTCGAGACACCCACCGTCACGGTGGCCTCGCCGGCGTATTTGCGGGCGCACGGCTGCCCGAAGGTTCCTAGCGATCTCGCTCGGCATGCCTGCATCCAGGTGCGCGATTCATTGACCGGCCGCCCCATCGAAGAGTGGCAATTTCAAAAGGGCGACGACGTCGTTCACGTCCGGGCCACGAGCCGCCTCATGGTGGCGGAATTTGGAACCTTGCTCGGCGCCTGCCTGCAAGGTGTGGGCATTGCGCGGTTCAAGGCGATTGGCATTCAGCAGCTTTTGCAGGACGGCGCCCTCGTTCAGGTCCTTCCCGACTGGCCTGGCGCGATCTTTCCATTGTACGCGCTCTACCCCTCGCGCCACCTCCCGCCCGCCAAGGTCCGCGCGTTCATCGACTTCATCGAAGAGCGGATTAAGATGTCCGACGAAAAAGGAGACGCACCATGA